Within Diabrotica virgifera virgifera chromosome 7, PGI_DIABVI_V3a, the genomic segment ccgagtataaaaaggatacgtcgaatagttttaaaatgctgagcaaaaataatttttaaattttctagataaaacaccctgtaactcagtaaggaaccacattttatttaagtcttttaggttaaatcttcctattttgtgctaaggtttctccagttactatatggacaattattaatgaaacaccctgtataacatttaTTCTATGCAGAATTAAGTTGATTATTCGTGAGAATACTGGAAATTTTATTTCTCAACACACACATTTGGTAAAACTAACATTTTTCTGTTCATTCATAAATTGTGCCTATATATTTTATCTCAACATACTCAACTAGTTACATACCTAAAAACAAGACTATTGGAACAAGTAAACAACTTTTCTCCTGTAGGCGACCATTTCACAAGCAGGTTCCCTGAACCCCCTGATCTTTTAAGAGTACTCGTCTTATCTAATTCTACATCCCATACTAAAATAGACTGGTCACATGCTGCTACAGATACTAGCTTGTCCCCATTGGGAGACCATGCTATACTCATTACAGGTCTATGGTCAGGTCTTTGTAAAATAATTGCGTTACTAATGGAGGGTCGAGATATCTGTAAACAtgaatgaaatataaaaatatttgtaaaactgTTCACATAGCAATTTTTTCGTTCACATAACTACAAATAGAAATacataaatttcaaataaaacagCTACACTGAAACAAGTTGACACATGGAGTAAAAtaatggttttattgacagctactgaTAAATTATTACACTACAGTTGTTGCCCTCAACAGACTGCCCTCAAAAGTGTCCGAATCCCCtaatgtatcttcttcttcttcatgtgccgtgctcgattatcgaacgttggctatcaaattggctatagcaactttgttaacggcagctcggaaaagggatgcagaggatctgttataccattctctcaggtttttaagccatgacgttcttcttcgacctggccctcttcttccgtctaccttgccttgtattattaaatggagtatattatatctctctgggtgtcgcataacatggccaaaatattcaagttttcgatttttaactgttctgacgacttctgtgacttttcccatccggtgcaaaacaacttcgttacgaactctatccacccaacttattcgtaggattcttcggtatacccaaatttcaaaggcttccaatttcttgagaagagtatctgttaaagtccaaccttcgacaccgtacaaaagagtagagaacacataacatctcactaatctaattttaagattcaaagtaatgttgtttccacataaaagtttctttatcttaaagaatgcagctctggccttctctatacgtattctaatttctttgctcatgtcccagttctcatttagattacaaccaaggtaggtgatactgttagttctctctaattgttcaccataagctgttactacttccggttgtattgacgtcttactgacaaccatcaccttggtctttgcggtgtttagcttgagtccatattcatcacacgttgtggtaatcctattaatcagatgttgaagttcttcataattgctcgcaattaacaccgtgtcatccgcatatctcagattattaatattgacgccattcattttgataccacattgagcattatccactgctttattgaaaacaaactcagaatagatgttaaatattagtggggacaaaatgcagccctgccttactcctcttcgtatctgaagttcttcagacgtgtcccagccaatcctgatgtttgcacgttgatgccagtaaagatttttgataatgcgtaggtctttatcatcaatacccactttctgaagaatagcaatcatttccgtatgttttacccgatcaaaggccttctcaaagtcaatgaaacacatataaaccggatgtccgacatctctgcatctctgtaccataacctgaatactaaacagtgcttctctggtcccaaggttattgcggaatccaaactgtgtatcaccaagctgttcttctattttttggtacatcttagagtgcaaaattcgtagaaatatctttaaaacatgactcatcaagctaatggttcggtagtcactacatcttttcgcgtttgcttttttaggtatcgtcacaaaagtcgacagcagccaatccgttggtatatagccagtttgataaactgTAAAACTGTTTGATAAACTAATTTTATAATGCTCACAATTTATGTACACCTCACCACAAAGGTAGTTGTTTTTAGCCTAGTAACAAAAACTTTGAACCTGCATATTTGCACAAATATAATTTAAACGAGGATGCTATTGCAACATTATTTGGCAATTTATTCAGAAAATTGAATAAAGTCGTAATTAAACTATTAATCGATATCTTTCACAATAATTGTACACAGTGAAACTATAATAAATTAGGAAGATAAGATCTGTggtgctaaggcaaaacccgatatgtaaaaaaaatgtgattttgcagcagattagtttaaaagttcgcggtgttgttgtaatagtggacatatcgGAAACTAATTTTATCATCTACTGGTTACATGGATGCGTTTAGCCTTGGAGGGTTTTGTCATCATATGCTTCATCGCTCAAGGTACATAGTggcattaaaaacaaaaaatcgatCATTTTTGACATGTAGGGTTTGGCCTTAGTACCACAGAGATTAATGCGAGATAAATTAATGGACTAATTTGTAAATGAACACCACAAAATTAAATAAACGAACAATTAGGAACATCTACCACATTGCTGTTATGATATTACTACAACTTACCATAGAATTTGGATCTATATGCCAAACAATGATTCCATTTTCATAGCCTACAGCGATCTCAGTATTTGACATTGGTCTCCAAGCAACACAAGTTATATGTTTCTGCATCTTGCACCTCAAGATCGACGAAATGGCATTAGGATCCCCATTGAAGATCCTAACACTATCATCACACATTCCTACAGCGACTTTTTTGCAATAAGGATGCCAAGCAATGCATCTCACAGTTGTATTTAGCCAGTTTCGTGTTTGGGAATAGGTAGCTATTAAACTAGAGCCACTGTGTCGTAAGTTTGGATTTAATATTAGcctaacttttttaatatatttcaatatATCTAAAATACCCTTTGCAGATTTTGAGATAAATACATGGTTGTAGGATGCTGCTGTTTGTAGGGCTTCCATATATCCTTGTTCGTAATATACTTGGGATAACTGTTTGAGGAAAGAAATGTTAACTGGTAAAAATAGAGCTTTGCCTTCATCTCCAGACGTTGTAGGATGCAGTAAATCTCTCGTCAAGTGAACTTTGGGATAATTTTCTAGCTAAAAAAATTTGTTACGTTAGAATGTAGACAAGTCTTCTCTCTAACTATTTGAATAATATTGAGAATAGTATTCTATCTAATCCTTGACACTTTTgcaaatacataaataacaaacgaaacttagtccaagtaatgaagcttaaaataggacaaaacctcgcaatttttacagaatggatagatttgcttgaaaatttgaaaataagtagtggatagtctaaggatcaaaatctatatcatgccgaaagacgcttttaccatgggggtggttaccaccccatctcaggggtggaaattttttattatattttaatcgcaaaagttggtaaaaacgttcattttaagcaaaaaacgttctataaatatttttgataaaattgatagttttcgatttattcgctatcgaaagtgttagttttatatcgaaaaaatcaatatttttaataagttttctgctaataactccaaaagttttcgttttatcaaaacaactttaccaattttttaatttttcttttagaccaatagtaatcgagctatactttattatatgttggctcttcttcgtcaaatgctaaatattgtagttttaaagtcaaaagaccggaaaactatgcatttttcgaggacaacttgttcaaactaatttaaagtacttaaaaatatctatctccagaaataaaaaaaagtctctagctcaaaaattaaatgacataataaaaagaatgtcagtccccattttttcagcgaaaaagtgatcgcaagcgaccccttaatcaccaccctaattaaaatcagtcattaaccttatttggtattttttatttatgtattattaataggttctagaagtttgaacggcttagaatgattagtttaaaaaaaatggagttaaaagtgaataacaaatttttgtagtttggaaaaaaatggccttttttcAGAATAgtaagattagcatcagagatatgaaaaaatgtttaaatatgaaattgtagcttatttaattaaatacctggtttgcaaaaaattttttacagcaaaaattgagtgagcttttgacaattaaaacttgtaataacatgcaaaaaccacctttgcccaccctttcaaagtcacctctttttgcgactgaggattttaaaaagattcaATATTAATAGGcgtatagatcttgtaaaaacttacaaaaattattttttaccaaactttctaagataaaaaataaaaaagttgcagTTCaatagaatagaaagattagcatcagagatacgaaaaaatgtttcaatataaaattgtaggttatttaattccccataatttggtttgaaaaaaatgtttctacagcAAAATTTGAGTGAAtcataaatgagtatatcgaaaaacattgattttttctatacaaaactgacactttcaatagcgaataaatcgaaaactataattttatcacaaaaatgtatagaacattttttgcttagaatgaatgtttttatcaacttttgcagtcaaaatataatacaaaattttcacccccgagatggggtggcaaccacccccatggtaaaagcgcctttctgaatcatatagattttgatccttggcctatccactacttattctcaaattttcaagcaaatcgatccattctgtaaaaaattgtgaggtgaaaagcttcggttcctggcctatctGCTCTCTTGTTTGTTCTATGGTGATAATGCTCAAGACATAGTTAATTTATTTGGCAACTTTTTTCTCAGCTACATACTCTAATTCtaaaacaaattaatacttaGATCCCAATTTTTAACTATCAGCAAAGTGTCAAtgtgaataataattattattatatacatatcgatacatttttggcaaagtaacgtaagtgacattttatgtttttccattaaactaaagctattattgtttagaaggtactgccaaagtgtagtaagcctagaattaaTTCAAACATAATATGTCTAGGCTTACAACACTccggcagtaccttctaaacaataagagcgtttgtttaatggaaaaacatgattcgccaaaaatgtcacttacgttactttgccaaaaatgtatcgatatgaCACAACAAACAGACATAAATTAatcaacaaattaaaatattttgacttTTTGGATAAAATAATGTGATAAACTAAATCTCTTCTGGATGAAAGCAAAAGTAAAGTTATGATAGAAGGTCATGTCTCCAACAGCTTTAACATCACTAGAGGTCTACAAGGTGACCCTCTGTTTACTGTAATTTTCAATCTAATATTGGAAAGAATTTTAATGGAAAGCAATATTCACACTCGAGGCTCAATCTATCACCACAGACATCAATGCATAGCATATGGGAACAACCGTGTACTAATAACAACAAGATCAATAGAATTAAGAGACATTTTTAAAGGATTCGAGAAAAAATCCCAGAGTACAGGCTGGAAGTAaataagaatacaaaaaataatgtACAGATAGGAGAGTTTTGGAAAGTATCTGGTCCAGACAAGGAATACAACTTTGAGATAGTTGAACAGTTCAATTATTTGGAAGTAACCTTAACAAATAGAAATGAAGAGACCGAAGAAATCATAAAAAGAATGGCTGAAGGTAGTAAAAGTGCTGGAAGTCTAAATAAGATGCTGAGATCAAAGAAAATATCCAGAGgagcaaaaagaagaatatatacaATGATTATCCAACCAACGGTTCTTTATGCTAGCGAGACCTGGATCTTAAGCAAAACCATAGAAGTAATGGATAGATGGAAGCGGAAGATACTCATAAGAATATTATTATGAAGGTATAAAAGAAGATATCTGGGGAAGAACAAATAATGATATAATGCAAATGTATGGACAACAACAAATTTCAAACATTGCGAAAGCTCAAACATGGTCCGGGCACATATCTAGAATACAGCAAGGAAGAGTCcccaaacaattaataaatactGAAGCTGGTATAAAAAGGAAAAGAGGGTGGCCATGAAGaatggatggaatcggtaaaagACGACTTAGGATTGTTAGGAGTACAAAACTGGAAAAACACAAGATAGGAAGAAAACCATTAAACCTTGGACCTCGAGGACCTGTATatccgtaaataaataaataaatgttatggAATAACTCACTGTGTTTGTAAAGCCGTTTAAATTTGTGATATCGTAATTTCTAGAAAATACTCGACCGTTTATTTGACACATGGACACTTCTCCGTCCAGGGGAAGTTCAAAATCGTGCAAATTTCTCATCATTTTGTTATAAtacctaattatttatattttctaaATTGTCATTAACCGTTGATTAAAGGGGTtataattttgatattttgaCAGTTTGCCGGAAAATATAAAATTCAAATGTTACCAACCAATAACGAGATTATCAAATTATTAAGATTTTCACGTTcaaaaagataatgaaataattCTTGTctacttattttaaaatttgtaaaatgTATGTATAATAATATAGAAATGTAAACCatagataaataattaatatagtatTGAATGTGAATGTAAACAGCGTAAATTTCCTTTGGAATTTTCCAATGTCGTCagacaacaacaacaacaaacgAACAAACCTCGCGATTAAGAAGTCGCGAATGTTCGTGTGTGTGTGCTTTCCTTTAATAGGCCAGTAGATGAACgtaaaatacggcgataccgtgtaattttcagtatctccaccgaattgcatgaaaatttggatttagtttCCTCTTACCCTCTACGTCATTATTGGACTTGATCCCAAGGTAGCTTTTACTCTAGGAGTGAAAGTCGGAGTTTACTCTAGGAGTGAAAGTTTTTCTCGGGCGTGAAAAACAtaagttcaaaataagtccggaaatggataaatggACTAAATTCTCATAACTTTCGTTCTAcatatagagttttttcactaaatcaatacttttcgaattatttgggagtgaaaatgttcatttttcaacaaaaaaacacgttttcagacggtttttcgcaaataactcaaaaagtaatgagtgttttatcgaaaaaatgttcttaacaaaaatgtagctaataataaaaaacaaataaaaatggtGCATTTATGAAATCTGTAGACTCAGTATATGCAgagttgtagctcataaaaagtAGGTTCTATAGCATATTACCTATGTATTTAGTTTTTAAACTATAAAATGCTTATAAAAAACCATTTTGTAGGTTTTTGAATGGCAATAAGAtcatttaaactattttttcaaaCCCTTATATTTTTGAAAGGGTTTTGTACGTAGTTAAAAGAGCTGAACTGCTGAACACGAGTGTATAAAAACTTTTAACAGCCATattatcttaaccaatttttatattacagaaaaattgaaaca encodes:
- the LOC114327835 gene encoding aladin, encoding MMRNLHDFELPLDGEVSMCQINGRVFSRNYDITNLNGFTNTLENYPKVHLTRDLLHPTTSGDEGKALFLPVNISFLKQLSQVYYEQGYMEALQTAASYNHVFISKSAKGILDILKYIKKVRLILNPNLRHSGSSLIATYSQTRNWLNTTVRCIAWHPYCKKVAVGMCDDSVRIFNGDPNAISSILRCKMQKHITCVAWRPMSNTEIAVGYENGIIVWHIDPNSMISRPSISNAIILQRPDHRPVMSIAWSPNGDKLVSVAACDQSILVWDVELDKTSTLKRSGGSGNLLVKWSPTGEKLFTCSNSLVFRVWDCRNWECERWTVLSGRVQSACWSNCGTTLLFATNTETIIYGVIVKHDLIFTSDADTSSNQALPMFDTTKVDIDGVLVGGLIQSMESDPTGKYLAVTFQDTDSVAIFNIIRQHGLQLVANSLVNGLAEEKPSTMSFLVGYEAGACLTIGWSSGRIQYFPIIYSDLSSADNTQLSTRFNSFNGSIVC